A window of Xiphophorus hellerii strain 12219 chromosome 19, Xiphophorus_hellerii-4.1, whole genome shotgun sequence contains these coding sequences:
- the LOC116708690 gene encoding apoptosis-stimulating of p53 protein 1-like isoform X2, producing MLPLILTVYLNDTQQMLTEVPVTTATRVTDVVEFCKEAGESECHLAEVWNGHERPLPQELLLLDLLNAWGAQRPEVRYYLRHRPLWPPGSPPASDQNRTSESDEVPQVELTLSELQEMATRQQQQIEAQQQMLMAKEQRLRFLQQGSRTNTGHSQAEAEQLQRLKERVESQEAKLKKIRAMRGQVDYSRLINGNLTAEIHHVSSLFQEKQDELQAAVSRVEQLTQQLEDLRRGRLQLQSDAQRLADTSGSPVGPGAQKGSLLSGSAGVELRKLYQELQARNRQNLEQSGRLAQNQELLSKRTGQVAAMDRRIGELRDRLHRKKAELSQNEGQSSPRTIPQPGAAVSGRVAAVCPYVQTPADGRRDPGRPADPPPKAAPLSHVRSLSVSDAPWPNISQTGPDWRTCSPESLRPSGYGTYPSAAHQATAHHCSSLPRSAPGTLGWPRPPAAAAGSSSSSSPQHVPNQNPGSVLSSPLSLQSERTDPPPAVAVRPYVPEQPSRPQSPRKGPATMNSSSIYSMYLHQPQAKNPGPLGNRAAVRAVYGKPVVPSPSPVPQDEARDGTVLPPPGVDGFPRPLSPTKLTPVAHSQLRYQNDADLEVLRRRLSNAPRPLKKRSSITEPEGPQGPNIQKLLYQRFNTLAGGMEGGSANPFYQPDGLLGDVDGVHSANGSMDQGDKVAPREVKGQDLSSESCRSSPSSVTLETPKETESTTNLPPSTQPGSPPEPERSEVQNQNQGGAGSAHGSPPAPTALPSGPKAKRTNLKKPSSERTGHGLRVKFNPLALLLDASLEGEFDLVQRVIYEVENPSMPNDEGITPLHNAVCAGHHHIVKFLLDFGVNVNAADSDGWTPLHCAASCNSVHLCKMLVESGAAIFATTISDVETAADKCEEMEEGYSQCSQFLYGVQEKLGVMNKGAAYALWDYVARRDDELSFCEGDAITVLRRHDDTETDWWWARLDDREGYVARNLLGLYPRIKPRQRSLA from the exons ATGTTACCG CTGATCCTGACGGTTTACCTCAACGACACCCAGCAGATGCTAACCGAGGTCCCTGTTACCACGGCAACCAGAGTGACAGACGTGGTGGAATTCTGCAAGGAGGCAGGCGAGTCCGAGTGCCACCTCGCCGAGGTCTGGAATGGACACG AGCGTCCGCTCcctcaggagctgctgctgctggatctgCTGAACGCCTGGGGGGCCCAGAGGCCCGAGGTCCGCTACTACCTCAGACACCGCCCCCTGTGGCCACCAG GAAGCCCGCCGGCctcggatcagaaccggacctCAGAGAGCGATGAG gtccCGCAGGTGGAGCTGACCCTATCTGAGCTCCAGGAAAtggccaccaggcagcagcagcagatcgaGGCGCAGCAGCAGATGCTGATGGCAAAg GAGCAACGGCTGCGGTTCCTTCAGCAGGGCAGCAGAACCAACACAGGACACTCACAG GCGGAGGCGGAGCAGCTGCAGCGCCTCAAGGAGCGGGTGGAGAGCCAGGAGGCGAAGCTGAAGAAGATCCGCGCCATGAGAGGCCAGGTGGATTACAGCAGGCTGATCAACGGGAACCTCA CCGCAGAGATCCACCATGTGAGCAGCTTGTTCCAAGAGAAGCAGGACGAGCTGCAGGCCGCCGTCAGCAGGGTGGAGCAG CTGACCCAGCAGTTGGAGGACCTGAGGAGGGGCCGGCTCCAGCTGCAGAGCGACGCCCAGAGGCTGGCGGACACCTCTGGGTCCCCAGTGGGACCCGGCGCCCAGAAGGGCTCCTTGTTATCCGGCTCTGCTGGCGTGGAGCTGAGGAAGCTCTACCAGGAGCTGCAG GCCCGGAATCGTCAGAACCTGGAGCAGAGCGGCAGGCTGGCCCAGAACCAGGAGCTGCTGTCCAAGCGGACGGGTCAGGTGGCGGCCATGGACCGCCGGATCGGAGAGCTGAGGGACCGTCTCCACAGGAAGAAAGCAGAG CTGAGCCAGAATGAGGGCCAGTCCTCCCCCCGGACGATCCCGCAACCCGGCGCTGCCGTCTCCGGCCGAGTGGCGGCCGTCTGCCCGTACGTCCAGACGCCGGCTGATGGGAGGCGCGACCCAGGACGCCCGGCGGACCCTCCGCCCAAAGCTGCACCGCTCAGCCATGTCCGCTCCCTATCAG TCAGCGACGCTCCGTGGCCCAACATCAGCCAGACTGGACCCGACTGGAGGACCTGCAGTCCAGAATCG CTGCGACCATCCGGCTACGGGACGTACCCCAGCGCCGCCCATCAGGCCACCGCCCATCACTGCAGCTCCCTGCCGCGCTCGGCGCCCGGGACGCTGGGCTGGCCCCGCCcccccgccgccgccgccggctCCTCCTCGTCTTCATCGCCGCAGCACGTCCCCAACCAGAACCCAG GTTCTGTGCTGTCCTCCCCGCTGTCCCTCCAGTCGGAGCGGACCGACCCCCCTCCTGCGGTGGCGGTGCGTCCCTACGTCCCGGAGCAGCCGTCCAGGCCGCAGTCCCCCAGGAAGGGCCCCGCCACCATGAACAGCAGCTCCATCTACAGCATGTACCTGCATCAGCCTCAGGCCAAGAACCCGGGCCCTCTTGGGAACCGGGCCGCCGTCAGGGCAG TCTACGGGAAGCCCGTGGTCCCGTCCCCGTCCCCCGTCCCGCAGGACGAAGCCAGAGACGGCACGGTCCTTCCTCCGCCCGGCGTGGACGGCTTCCCTCGTCCCCTCAGTCCCACCAAGCTGACGCCGGTTG CCCACTCGCAGCTGCGGTACCAGAACGACGCCGACCTGGAGGTTCTGCGACGCCGTCTCAGCAACGCTCCACGGCCCCTGAAGAAGCGGAGCTCCATCACCGAACCTGAGGGCCCCCAAGGGCCCAACATCCAGAAGCTGCTGTATCAGCG GTTCAACACGCTGGCTGGAGGCATGGAGGGCGGTTCTG CGAACCCTTTCTACCAGCCGGACGGGCTCCTTGGAGACGTGGACGGCGTCCATTCAGCCAACGGGAGCATGGACCAGGGAGACAAGGTCGCGCCcagagaggtcaaaggtcaggacCTGAGCTCAGAGTCCTGCCGTTCCTCTCCATCCTCTGTTACTTTGGAAACACCCAAAGAGACAGAAAGCACCACCAACCTGCCTCCCTCAACACAACCTGGCTCgcctccagaaccagagaggtccgaggtccagaaccagaaccagggagGTGCTGGCTCCGCCCACGGCTCACCTCCAGCACCCACTGCTCTCCCTTCAGGACCAAAG GCGAAGCGGACCAACCTGAAGAAGCCGTCGTCGGAGCGAACGGGTCACGGCCTGAGGGTCAAGTTCAACCCCCTGGCTCTGCTGCTGGACGCCTCGCTGGAGGGAGAGTTCGACCTGGTCCAGAGGGTCATCTACGAG GTGGAGAACCCCAGCATGCCCAACGACGAAGGCATCACTCCTCTTCACAACGCCGTGTGTGCCGGTCATCACCACATCGTCAAGTTTCTGTTGGACTTTGGAGTGAACGTGAACGCGGCCGACAGCGACGGATG GACTCCGCTGCACTGCGCCGCTTCCTGCAACAGCGTCCACCTCTGTAAGATGCTGGTGGAGTCAGGCGCCGCCATCTTTGCCACCACCATCAGCGACGTGGAGACGGCGGCCGACAAGTGTGAGGAGATGGAGGAGGGCTACAGCCAGTGCTCCCAGTTCCTCTATG GCGTCCAGGAGAAGCTGGGCGTCATGAACAAGGGGGCGGCGTACGCGCTGTGGGACTACGTCGCGCGGCGGGACGACGAGCTGTCCTTCTGCGAGGGCGACGCCATCACCGTGCTGCGTCGCCATGACGACACCGAGACGGACTGGTGGTGGGCCAGGCTGGACGACCGCGAGGGATATGTGGCGAGGAACCTGCTGGGG CTGTACCCACGGATCAAACCCAGACAGAGGTCGCTGGCCTGA
- the LOC116708690 gene encoding apoptosis-stimulating of p53 protein 1-like isoform X3, which yields MLTEVPVTTATRVTDVVEFCKEAGESECHLAEVWNGHERPLPQELLLLDLLNAWGAQRPEVRYYLRHRPLWPPGSPPASDQNRTSESDEVPQVELTLSELQEMATRQQQQIEAQQQMLMAKEQRLRFLQQGSRTNTGHSQAEAEQLQRLKERVESQEAKLKKIRAMRGQVDYSRLINGNLTAEIHHVSSLFQEKQDELQAAVSRVEQLTQQLEDLRRGRLQLQSDAQRLADTSGSPVGPGAQKGSLLSGSAGVELRKLYQELQARNRQNLEQSGRLAQNQELLSKRTGQVAAMDRRIGELRDRLHRKKAELSQNEGQSSPRTIPQPGAAVSGRVAAVCPYVQTPADGRRDPGRPADPPPKAAPLSHVRSLSVSDAPWPNISQTGPDWRTCSPESQLRPSGYGTYPSAAHQATAHHCSSLPRSAPGTLGWPRPPAAAAGSSSSSSPQHVPNQNPGSVLSSPLSLQSERTDPPPAVAVRPYVPEQPSRPQSPRKGPATMNSSSIYSMYLHQPQAKNPGPLGNRAAVRAVYGKPVVPSPSPVPQDEARDGTVLPPPGVDGFPRPLSPTKLTPVAHSQLRYQNDADLEVLRRRLSNAPRPLKKRSSITEPEGPQGPNIQKLLYQRFNTLAGGMEGGSANPFYQPDGLLGDVDGVHSANGSMDQGDKVAPREVKGQDLSSESCRSSPSSVTLETPKETESTTNLPPSTQPGSPPEPERSEVQNQNQGGAGSAHGSPPAPTALPSGPKAKRTNLKKPSSERTGHGLRVKFNPLALLLDASLEGEFDLVQRVIYEVENPSMPNDEGITPLHNAVCAGHHHIVKFLLDFGVNVNAADSDGWTPLHCAASCNSVHLCKMLVESGAAIFATTISDVETAADKCEEMEEGYSQCSQFLYGVQEKLGVMNKGAAYALWDYVARRDDELSFCEGDAITVLRRHDDTETDWWWARLDDREGYVARNLLGLYPRIKPRQRSLA from the exons ATGCTAACCGAGGTCCCTGTTACCACGGCAACCAGAGTGACAGACGTGGTGGAATTCTGCAAGGAGGCAGGCGAGTCCGAGTGCCACCTCGCCGAGGTCTGGAATGGACACG AGCGTCCGCTCcctcaggagctgctgctgctggatctgCTGAACGCCTGGGGGGCCCAGAGGCCCGAGGTCCGCTACTACCTCAGACACCGCCCCCTGTGGCCACCAG GAAGCCCGCCGGCctcggatcagaaccggacctCAGAGAGCGATGAG gtccCGCAGGTGGAGCTGACCCTATCTGAGCTCCAGGAAAtggccaccaggcagcagcagcagatcgaGGCGCAGCAGCAGATGCTGATGGCAAAg GAGCAACGGCTGCGGTTCCTTCAGCAGGGCAGCAGAACCAACACAGGACACTCACAG GCGGAGGCGGAGCAGCTGCAGCGCCTCAAGGAGCGGGTGGAGAGCCAGGAGGCGAAGCTGAAGAAGATCCGCGCCATGAGAGGCCAGGTGGATTACAGCAGGCTGATCAACGGGAACCTCA CCGCAGAGATCCACCATGTGAGCAGCTTGTTCCAAGAGAAGCAGGACGAGCTGCAGGCCGCCGTCAGCAGGGTGGAGCAG CTGACCCAGCAGTTGGAGGACCTGAGGAGGGGCCGGCTCCAGCTGCAGAGCGACGCCCAGAGGCTGGCGGACACCTCTGGGTCCCCAGTGGGACCCGGCGCCCAGAAGGGCTCCTTGTTATCCGGCTCTGCTGGCGTGGAGCTGAGGAAGCTCTACCAGGAGCTGCAG GCCCGGAATCGTCAGAACCTGGAGCAGAGCGGCAGGCTGGCCCAGAACCAGGAGCTGCTGTCCAAGCGGACGGGTCAGGTGGCGGCCATGGACCGCCGGATCGGAGAGCTGAGGGACCGTCTCCACAGGAAGAAAGCAGAG CTGAGCCAGAATGAGGGCCAGTCCTCCCCCCGGACGATCCCGCAACCCGGCGCTGCCGTCTCCGGCCGAGTGGCGGCCGTCTGCCCGTACGTCCAGACGCCGGCTGATGGGAGGCGCGACCCAGGACGCCCGGCGGACCCTCCGCCCAAAGCTGCACCGCTCAGCCATGTCCGCTCCCTATCAG TCAGCGACGCTCCGTGGCCCAACATCAGCCAGACTGGACCCGACTGGAGGACCTGCAGTCCAGAATCG CAGCTGCGACCATCCGGCTACGGGACGTACCCCAGCGCCGCCCATCAGGCCACCGCCCATCACTGCAGCTCCCTGCCGCGCTCGGCGCCCGGGACGCTGGGCTGGCCCCGCCcccccgccgccgccgccggctCCTCCTCGTCTTCATCGCCGCAGCACGTCCCCAACCAGAACCCAG GTTCTGTGCTGTCCTCCCCGCTGTCCCTCCAGTCGGAGCGGACCGACCCCCCTCCTGCGGTGGCGGTGCGTCCCTACGTCCCGGAGCAGCCGTCCAGGCCGCAGTCCCCCAGGAAGGGCCCCGCCACCATGAACAGCAGCTCCATCTACAGCATGTACCTGCATCAGCCTCAGGCCAAGAACCCGGGCCCTCTTGGGAACCGGGCCGCCGTCAGGGCAG TCTACGGGAAGCCCGTGGTCCCGTCCCCGTCCCCCGTCCCGCAGGACGAAGCCAGAGACGGCACGGTCCTTCCTCCGCCCGGCGTGGACGGCTTCCCTCGTCCCCTCAGTCCCACCAAGCTGACGCCGGTTG CCCACTCGCAGCTGCGGTACCAGAACGACGCCGACCTGGAGGTTCTGCGACGCCGTCTCAGCAACGCTCCACGGCCCCTGAAGAAGCGGAGCTCCATCACCGAACCTGAGGGCCCCCAAGGGCCCAACATCCAGAAGCTGCTGTATCAGCG GTTCAACACGCTGGCTGGAGGCATGGAGGGCGGTTCTG CGAACCCTTTCTACCAGCCGGACGGGCTCCTTGGAGACGTGGACGGCGTCCATTCAGCCAACGGGAGCATGGACCAGGGAGACAAGGTCGCGCCcagagaggtcaaaggtcaggacCTGAGCTCAGAGTCCTGCCGTTCCTCTCCATCCTCTGTTACTTTGGAAACACCCAAAGAGACAGAAAGCACCACCAACCTGCCTCCCTCAACACAACCTGGCTCgcctccagaaccagagaggtccgaggtccagaaccagaaccagggagGTGCTGGCTCCGCCCACGGCTCACCTCCAGCACCCACTGCTCTCCCTTCAGGACCAAAG GCGAAGCGGACCAACCTGAAGAAGCCGTCGTCGGAGCGAACGGGTCACGGCCTGAGGGTCAAGTTCAACCCCCTGGCTCTGCTGCTGGACGCCTCGCTGGAGGGAGAGTTCGACCTGGTCCAGAGGGTCATCTACGAG GTGGAGAACCCCAGCATGCCCAACGACGAAGGCATCACTCCTCTTCACAACGCCGTGTGTGCCGGTCATCACCACATCGTCAAGTTTCTGTTGGACTTTGGAGTGAACGTGAACGCGGCCGACAGCGACGGATG GACTCCGCTGCACTGCGCCGCTTCCTGCAACAGCGTCCACCTCTGTAAGATGCTGGTGGAGTCAGGCGCCGCCATCTTTGCCACCACCATCAGCGACGTGGAGACGGCGGCCGACAAGTGTGAGGAGATGGAGGAGGGCTACAGCCAGTGCTCCCAGTTCCTCTATG GCGTCCAGGAGAAGCTGGGCGTCATGAACAAGGGGGCGGCGTACGCGCTGTGGGACTACGTCGCGCGGCGGGACGACGAGCTGTCCTTCTGCGAGGGCGACGCCATCACCGTGCTGCGTCGCCATGACGACACCGAGACGGACTGGTGGTGGGCCAGGCTGGACGACCGCGAGGGATATGTGGCGAGGAACCTGCTGGGG CTGTACCCACGGATCAAACCCAGACAGAGGTCGCTGGCCTGA